The following are from one region of the Thiocapsa rosea genome:
- a CDS encoding linear amide C-N hydrolase yields MCTSLVYRDAAGRSYFGRTLELTVDLPYRVAWFPVGYAMSSHVADHPPVSFTTRYGVLAITMPARIPTKDDPIGPADLKVLEGLNDQGLTFSLLSYPMAAGAEAQVPSQTAVLSASDLGLWALGQFGSVAEVKAALATQPVKLEALAMLGGVVSPFHYLVNDATGASFVIEFHKGEMSVYDNPVRVMTNGPRFDWHLTNLDNYTFLSNVDRPTATFGDYAATQPDSGVATTGLPASNTSVGRFVRAAFYAQYTEKADTPDRAVTTLAHVMNNFDRPRGVTIDLPEAGISHLEVKGLDGPGGGAATEFTCWTSLSDLDRKLFFLRSYDACNYTRFDLTALAGADKLLVLPFQRFGGDAADGTATLKAA; encoded by the coding sequence ATGTGTACATCGCTCGTCTATCGTGACGCGGCCGGCAGGTCGTATTTCGGGCGGACGCTCGAGCTCACGGTCGATCTGCCCTATCGGGTCGCCTGGTTTCCTGTGGGCTACGCCATGAGTTCGCACGTCGCGGATCATCCGCCCGTCAGCTTCACGACCCGCTACGGCGTGCTCGCCATCACCATGCCGGCGCGGATCCCGACCAAGGACGACCCCATCGGTCCGGCGGACCTCAAGGTTCTTGAAGGGCTGAACGATCAAGGTCTGACCTTCAGTCTGCTGTCCTATCCGATGGCTGCCGGGGCCGAGGCGCAGGTTCCGAGCCAGACTGCGGTCCTTTCGGCGTCTGATCTCGGGCTCTGGGCGCTGGGGCAGTTCGGCTCCGTTGCCGAGGTCAAAGCGGCGCTCGCCACGCAGCCAGTGAAGCTCGAGGCCCTCGCCATGCTGGGCGGCGTGGTGTCTCCTTTCCATTATCTGGTGAACGACGCCACCGGCGCTTCCTTCGTGATCGAGTTCCACAAGGGTGAGATGTCGGTCTACGACAATCCCGTGCGGGTGATGACCAATGGGCCTCGCTTCGACTGGCATTTGACGAATCTCGACAACTACACGTTCCTCAGCAACGTGGATCGGCCGACCGCGACCTTCGGTGACTATGCGGCGACTCAGCCGGATTCGGGTGTCGCCACCACGGGCTTGCCGGCGTCCAACACATCGGTCGGGCGCTTCGTGCGCGCCGCGTTCTACGCCCAGTACACCGAGAAGGCCGATACGCCGGACAGGGCCGTGACGACACTCGCCCATGTGATGAACAATTTCGACCGGCCGCGGGGGGTGACGATCGATCTTCCCGAGGCCGGGATCAGTCATCTGGAGGTGAAGGGTCTCGATGGGCCGGGCGGTGGTGCGGCCACCGAGTTCACCTGCTGGACGAGCCTCTCCGACCTGGACCGCAAGCTCTTCTTTCTGCGGTCTTACGACGCCTGCAACTACACGCGCTTCGACCTCACGGCGCTCGCCGGAGCAGACAAGCTACTGGTGTTGCCGTTTCAGCGGTTTGGCGGTGATGCGGCAGACGGCACGGCGACGCTGAAGGCGGCGTGA
- a CDS encoding MFS transporter, whose protein sequence is MTASNTINVRRPTDPSALSMALLVAVPGLFYLMSMMLRNSMAVVEVELERAFALSATEAGMLAAALFVAFAIAQIPLGIAMDRVGPLRVLGFSILMLVGGALAFAAAEGFAALLGARIAIGIGAAPIYVAIMGLISARVSADRFSTYSGVESGIGRLGFLVAAAPFAWLVAAVGWRTGYGLSALLTVSLGVAMLISLRHAAWTPGEATNSWQAMRTGVRRVARAPGVAGLVAFQIGMTGASVVLFAGWGASWLRSVYAFTGVEAAQFLTLAACAFAAGSLAWGAAPRLAISAVTLSLVGGLVLAGLLALPAAGLLGRPWLPMWLILFGLVSAGYPLAVAQMREWVPKELLVRGITLLSFSAIGGAGVLLAASGALIDVFADAPGEHPPESFNAMFALLAGVNLVTTLSYGIATRRRSVTR, encoded by the coding sequence ATGACTGCATCGAATACCATCAATGTACGCCGGCCGACGGATCCTTCGGCGCTTTCCATGGCTCTGTTGGTCGCAGTGCCCGGCCTGTTCTACCTGATGTCGATGATGCTGCGCAATTCGATGGCGGTGGTCGAAGTGGAACTGGAGCGCGCATTCGCGCTTTCAGCCACCGAGGCGGGTATGCTCGCCGCTGCGCTGTTCGTCGCTTTTGCCATCGCTCAGATCCCGCTGGGGATTGCGATGGACCGCGTTGGTCCGCTTAGGGTACTGGGGTTTTCGATTCTGATGCTGGTGGGTGGGGCTCTGGCATTCGCGGCCGCCGAGGGGTTCGCTGCCCTGTTGGGCGCACGGATCGCAATCGGCATCGGCGCCGCGCCGATCTATGTCGCGATCATGGGCCTGATTTCTGCCCGTGTCAGCGCAGATCGCTTCTCGACCTATTCCGGCGTCGAATCCGGTATCGGGCGGCTGGGCTTTTTGGTCGCCGCAGCACCCTTTGCTTGGCTCGTGGCTGCGGTTGGGTGGCGCACCGGCTACGGCCTGTCGGCGCTACTGACCGTCAGCCTCGGGGTGGCGATGTTGATCTCGCTGAGGCATGCGGCTTGGACGCCTGGCGAAGCGACCAACTCCTGGCAGGCCATGCGGACCGGTGTGCGGCGGGTTGCACGCGCGCCGGGTGTTGCAGGGTTGGTCGCATTCCAGATCGGCATGACCGGTGCCTCCGTCGTGCTCTTTGCCGGCTGGGGTGCGTCTTGGCTGCGGTCCGTCTATGCATTCACCGGGGTCGAAGCGGCGCAGTTCCTGACGCTGGCAGCCTGCGCGTTTGCCGCAGGCTCCCTGGCCTGGGGTGCCGCGCCGAGACTTGCGATCAGTGCCGTGACTCTGTCCCTGGTCGGCGGTCTGGTGCTGGCCGGGCTGCTTGCGCTGCCGGCGGCTGGCCTGCTCGGGCGGCCGTGGCTTCCGATGTGGCTCATCCTGTTTGGTCTCGTCAGCGCCGGCTATCCGCTAGCCGTGGCCCAGATGCGCGAGTGGGTGCCGAAGGAGTTGCTGGTGAGGGGGATAACGCTGCTCAGCTTTAGTGCCATCGGCGGCGCGGGCGTCCTGCTGGCGGCCTCCGGCGCCTTGATCGACGTGTTTGCCGATGCTCCCGGGGAGCATCCGCCGGAGTCTTTCAATGCGATGTTTGCATTGTTGGCCGGGGTCAATCTCGTCACCACGCTTTCTTATGGCATCGCGACACGTCGACGCTCCGTCACGCGCTGA
- a CDS encoding YtcA family lipoprotein produces the protein MRRQELASRLILGGTAARRLALPAPLLLGLQGCGYTASPSLPFYGAYFPYWLFCAALGVLGSVLVRTLLIRLGIDEGMPFRTLVYIALACLIAFAVAATVFGR, from the coding sequence ATGCGTCGTCAAGAACTCGCTTCGCGCCTCATCCTTGGAGGCACAGCCGCGCGGCGACTCGCTCTCCCTGCGCCCCTGTTGCTCGGGCTGCAAGGCTGCGGATACACTGCGAGCCCATCGCTGCCGTTCTACGGTGCCTATTTCCCCTACTGGCTGTTCTGCGCCGCCCTTGGCGTGTTGGGCTCCGTGCTCGTGCGCACTCTCCTGATACGGTTGGGAATCGACGAAGGAATGCCGTTCCGGACGCTCGTGTATATCGCGCTCGCCTGTCTGATTGCCTTTGCTGTCGCAGCAACCGTCTTCGGGCGCTAA
- a CDS encoding mechanosensitive ion channel family protein, whose protein sequence is MNNPFFRTAVSPSASVVRLLLIWMLCWTPGMAFADATGMLGPPDTTSPRATFSGFLALTDTIAERYADYRTAPSAETQRAFLRAVEQGMHLMDLSGVAPAAQHEIATATIIWLWEVIARVELPPVEAIPDAATDTSTVAPADPSPRWHLPGTGIVIQRVEQGERAGAFLFSPETIASARTYAERARELPYLRPSRIEDVQDLTGTALGFSGWMLPPRTIERLPEWARRPIAGQVAWKWGMLLASLASTLALIVVVVRWSRRRAWDARVGTLLRRLVAPLAMLVSMQLLRAFLDDQVQVTGMVTAWPDYLAELASGLALIWTILLFARWIPDALNAMPPSGHKHLDPSLVRWSARVVTLLAILVLLFSAAQDLGIPVYGLVAGAGVGGLAVALAARPTLENFIGALNLFADRPIRVGDLIRFDERHGEGWNPVGRVEAIGLRSTKIRQLDRTLITIPNADLAERNIVNLSACDRFLLQQRFAVRHETGDDQLRYLLAELRELLHAHPKTIHTAEEPIRVRFVGFRDHALTVELRAYIRTTGYSEFLAIQEDIMLRVMKQVTQAGTGFGLPAQVVYMARDAGLDTNARAAAEQQVREWAAAHELPFPDLDETQRKRISDTLDYPPEGSPGADRG, encoded by the coding sequence ATGAACAACCCTTTTTTCCGCACGGCCGTGTCGCCGTCGGCATCCGTCGTCCGGCTACTGTTGATCTGGATGCTGTGCTGGACACCGGGCATGGCGTTCGCCGACGCGACCGGCATGCTCGGCCCGCCCGACACCACCTCGCCGCGCGCCACCTTCAGCGGCTTTCTCGCGCTCACCGACACGATCGCCGAGCGCTATGCCGACTACCGAACGGCGCCGAGTGCCGAGACCCAGCGGGCGTTCCTGCGGGCAGTGGAGCAAGGCATGCACTTGATGGATCTCAGTGGTGTCGCGCCGGCCGCGCAGCATGAGATTGCCACCGCGACGATCATCTGGCTCTGGGAGGTGATCGCGCGGGTCGAGCTCCCGCCCGTCGAGGCGATCCCGGATGCTGCAACCGATACGAGCACGGTTGCACCGGCCGACCCATCCCCGCGATGGCACCTGCCAGGTACGGGCATTGTCATCCAACGCGTCGAGCAAGGGGAGCGCGCCGGGGCGTTCCTGTTCAGCCCCGAGACAATCGCCTCGGCACGAACCTATGCCGAGCGGGCGCGCGAGCTGCCCTATCTGCGCCCCTCGCGCATTGAGGATGTCCAAGACCTGACCGGAACCGCACTCGGGTTCTCGGGCTGGATGCTGCCGCCGCGCACGATCGAGCGACTGCCGGAGTGGGCGCGGCGCCCCATCGCCGGTCAAGTCGCCTGGAAATGGGGCATGCTGCTGGCGAGCCTGGCCTCGACGCTGGCCCTGATCGTCGTGGTGGTTCGCTGGTCGCGGCGCCGCGCTTGGGATGCCCGTGTCGGGACCTTGCTGAGACGCTTGGTTGCCCCGCTCGCGATGCTGGTGTCGATGCAACTCTTGCGCGCCTTTCTCGACGACCAGGTGCAGGTCACCGGAATGGTAACCGCTTGGCCGGATTACCTCGCCGAGTTGGCCTCCGGACTGGCCCTGATTTGGACGATCCTGCTGTTCGCGCGCTGGATTCCCGATGCTCTCAACGCCATGCCCCCGAGCGGTCACAAGCACCTGGATCCGAGTCTGGTGCGCTGGAGCGCGCGCGTCGTCACCCTGCTCGCCATCCTGGTGCTGTTGTTCTCCGCGGCACAGGATCTCGGCATCCCGGTGTACGGCCTGGTGGCCGGCGCCGGTGTCGGTGGCCTGGCCGTCGCGCTCGCCGCCCGCCCGACGTTGGAGAACTTCATCGGTGCGCTGAACCTGTTTGCCGATCGGCCCATCCGCGTCGGCGACCTGATCCGCTTCGACGAGCGTCACGGCGAGGGCTGGAACCCGGTCGGCAGGGTCGAGGCCATCGGCCTGCGCTCCACCAAGATCCGCCAGCTCGACCGCACCCTGATCACCATCCCCAACGCCGACCTGGCCGAGCGCAACATCGTCAATCTCAGTGCCTGCGATCGGTTCTTGTTGCAGCAGCGTTTCGCGGTGCGCCACGAGACCGGCGACGATCAACTGCGTTACCTGCTCGCCGAACTGCGCGAGCTGCTGCATGCCCACCCCAAGACCATCCATACCGCAGAGGAGCCGATCCGGGTGCGCTTTGTCGGCTTTCGCGACCATGCGCTCACCGTCGAGCTGCGCGCCTACATCCGCACCACCGGCTATTCGGAATTCCTCGCCATTCAGGAGGACATCATGTTGCGTGTGATGAAACAGGTCACGCAGGCGGGAACGGGCTTCGGACTTCCCGCGCAGGTGGTCTACATGGCGCGCGACGCGGGACTCGACACGAACGCGCGCGCAGCGGCGGAGCAGCAGGTGCGCGAATGGGCCGCCGCCCACGAACTGCCCTTCCCGGACCTGGACGAGACGCAACGCAAGCGTATCAGCGACACGCTCGACTATCCGCCCGAAGGCTCGCCCGGCGCAGATCGGGGTTGA
- a CDS encoding AEC family transporter: protein MALYTPIIEAMLLLVLLIIAALVLRRAGALTEDHAGVFSRVITLLILPALVFNHLSAHPISADMLKAPTMLFLSGLMLMALAWYVGTRVLHLGRLQLGALILCTGFGSATLVGIPLVEIAHPELDLQESILIGVLGVELPLFILGPLIASYYGRRDGLSLGAGARVVLGSPIVPAVIAGILWGQFELPRGGNLALDTLFLTLDHLEAALLPLVGLAIGLMLKPITIANLLPLFAFVAAVQLVLQPTLLAVGSWLWSLPESITATLILQGAAPVTALSAIFVRQSGCDGTLAASLILFTTLLSLLTIPLMVIAFG, encoded by the coding sequence ATGGCGCTATACACACCGATCATCGAAGCGATGCTCCTGCTGGTGCTCTTGATCATCGCTGCCCTCGTACTGCGGCGCGCGGGCGCCCTCACCGAGGATCACGCTGGGGTGTTCTCTCGGGTGATCACGCTGCTGATTCTGCCCGCGCTCGTCTTCAATCACCTCTCGGCGCATCCGATCAGCGCGGACATGCTCAAGGCGCCGACGATGCTTTTCCTGAGCGGGCTCATGCTGATGGCGCTCGCTTGGTACGTCGGTACGCGGGTGCTCCACCTGGGGCGGTTACAACTTGGTGCGTTGATCCTATGCACCGGCTTCGGTTCGGCGACCTTGGTCGGGATCCCGCTCGTGGAGATCGCCCATCCGGAACTGGACCTGCAGGAGAGTATCTTGATCGGGGTCTTGGGCGTTGAGCTGCCGCTCTTTATTCTCGGCCCGTTGATCGCGTCCTACTACGGCCGGCGCGACGGATTGTCGCTCGGTGCCGGGGCCCGGGTCGTCCTGGGTTCGCCGATCGTGCCTGCCGTGATCGCCGGAATACTGTGGGGCCAATTTGAGCTTCCGCGCGGCGGAAACCTAGCGCTGGATACCCTGTTTCTGACGCTCGATCATCTGGAGGCGGCTTTGCTGCCCCTCGTCGGCCTTGCGATCGGTCTGATGCTGAAGCCGATCACCATCGCCAACCTGTTGCCGCTGTTCGCGTTCGTGGCTGCCGTTCAGCTCGTGCTGCAGCCGACGTTGTTGGCCGTCGGCTCCTGGCTCTGGTCGTTGCCGGAGTCGATCACCGCAACCCTGATCTTGCAAGGCGCGGCACCGGTGACCGCGTTGTCGGCGATCTTCGTGCGGCAGTCCGGATGTGACGGGACACTTGCCGCATCACTGATTCTGTTCACGACACTGCTGTCGCTGCTCACGATTCCGTTGATGGTGATCGCGTTCGGGTGA
- a CDS encoding alpha-amylase family glycosyl hydrolase, with protein sequence MQNLLRMSPESRAAFVRLRGRHAEKLADRFEPRDADMFWLRIERWFEDARRPILALYGDRDDAVAQADAIFDCVVDGYLARPESLRLLDLERQLTPDWFERPDMIGYVLYPQRFAGALRDVQDRLDYLQELHISYLHIMSLLKPRPGENDGGYAIMDYRSIAPELGTLEDLRALTSALHGRGIALCADLVLNHTAAEHDWAERARSGDPKYLAYYHTFSDRELPDAFERSLPEVFPDEAPGNFTFVPDMADHGRWVWTTFNRFQWDLNYSNPAVFREMLAIMCFLVNQGVDVLRLDAAPFLWKRMGTDCQNQPEVQLLIEAYRALMRVVAPGVIFKAEAIVPPDDLLRYIGVDANAGKRCELAYNNQFMVNLWSGLATRKATLATAAMHMAPRLLLGATAIHYVRCHDDIGWGMSDETLREIGEDPTAHRHFLNDFYTGRFPGSFARGAYFQFDPASGDARISGTTASLAGLERAIEIGDPAEIDLAVSRILLLYGLILGRAGIPLIYMGDEIGMLNDPSYRDDPEQAHDSRWLHRPRMDWTKAERRHDPRSLEGRLFEGIKRLIEARRSHPHTHNFGLLHPLWSDNVHVLAFARHRNDGHLLVLANFSEDPQSVQGDLPRHAGLTGELTDLIDGNPSTDASGRIQLPPYGLQWLVGNGRL encoded by the coding sequence ATGCAGAATCTGCTGCGGATGAGCCCAGAGAGTCGCGCGGCATTCGTGCGGCTCCGGGGTCGGCATGCCGAGAAGCTCGCCGATCGCTTCGAGCCACGCGATGCCGACATGTTTTGGCTGAGGATCGAGCGCTGGTTCGAGGATGCACGCCGGCCCATTCTCGCCCTCTACGGCGACCGTGACGACGCCGTAGCACAAGCCGATGCCATCTTCGATTGCGTGGTCGACGGTTACTTGGCACGACCTGAGTCGTTGCGCCTCTTGGACCTCGAGCGGCAGCTCACACCCGATTGGTTCGAGCGGCCGGATATGATCGGTTATGTGCTGTATCCGCAGCGCTTTGCCGGAGCCCTGCGCGATGTACAAGACCGACTCGATTACCTGCAGGAGCTGCACATCAGCTACCTGCACATCATGTCGCTGCTCAAGCCGCGACCCGGCGAGAACGATGGCGGCTACGCCATCATGGATTATCGGTCCATCGCCCCGGAGCTCGGAACGCTCGAGGATCTCCGGGCGCTAACCTCTGCGCTGCACGGGCGCGGCATCGCACTCTGTGCGGACTTGGTGCTCAATCACACGGCCGCAGAGCACGACTGGGCGGAGCGGGCGCGCAGCGGCGACCCGAAGTATCTTGCGTACTACCACACGTTCAGTGACCGCGAGCTCCCGGATGCCTTCGAGCGAAGCTTGCCGGAGGTTTTCCCCGACGAGGCACCCGGCAACTTTACCTTTGTTCCGGACATGGCCGATCACGGGCGCTGGGTCTGGACGACCTTCAACCGCTTTCAGTGGGACCTGAACTACAGCAATCCGGCGGTCTTTCGCGAGATGCTGGCCATCATGTGCTTCCTGGTGAATCAAGGCGTCGATGTGCTTCGACTCGATGCCGCACCCTTCCTGTGGAAGCGGATGGGCACCGACTGCCAAAATCAGCCGGAGGTCCAACTCCTGATCGAGGCCTACCGAGCCTTGATGCGCGTGGTTGCGCCCGGCGTGATCTTCAAGGCCGAAGCGATCGTGCCTCCCGACGACCTGCTGCGCTACATCGGGGTCGACGCCAATGCCGGCAAGCGCTGCGAGCTGGCCTACAACAACCAGTTCATGGTGAATTTGTGGAGCGGTCTCGCAACCCGCAAGGCAACCCTGGCCACCGCGGCCATGCACATGGCACCGCGGCTGCTGCTTGGTGCGACGGCCATCCACTATGTGCGCTGCCACGACGACATCGGCTGGGGAATGAGCGACGAGACCCTTCGCGAGATCGGCGAGGATCCGACAGCGCACCGTCATTTTCTCAATGATTTCTACACCGGGCGTTTTCCCGGCTCGTTCGCGCGCGGGGCCTATTTTCAGTTCGACCCAGCCTCCGGAGACGCGCGTATCAGCGGAACCACGGCGTCGCTCGCAGGGCTGGAGCGGGCGATCGAGATCGGCGACCCGGCCGAAATCGACTTGGCCGTCAGCCGGATCCTGCTGCTGTATGGTCTGATCCTGGGGCGAGCCGGGATTCCGCTGATCTATATGGGCGATGAGATCGGCATGCTCAACGATCCGAGCTATCGGGACGATCCGGAGCAGGCCCACGACAGTCGCTGGCTCCATCGCCCGAGAATGGACTGGACAAAGGCCGAACGACGTCATGATCCGCGCTCGCTCGAAGGGCGGTTGTTCGAGGGCATCAAGCGATTGATCGAGGCGCGGCGCTCCCATCCACACACGCACAATTTCGGTCTGTTACATCCCCTATGGAGCGACAACGTCCACGTGCTCGCCTTCGCCCGCCACCGCAATGATGGCCATCTCTTGGTGCTCGCCAACTTCAGCGAAGACCCACAAAGCGTGCAAGGCGATCTACCGCGTCACGCGGGCCTCACCGGAGAGCTCACCGACCTCATCGACGGGAATCCGTCGACCGATGCGAGCGGTCGCATCCAGCTACCACCCTACGGTCTGCAATGGCTTGTCGGCAACGGTCGGCTGTGA